GTCCCCCCACATCCCATACAAGCTGCTGCACCTGGTGTGGACGCACGCCCGGCACCTGGCGGGCTACGAGCAGCAGGACGCGCACGAGTTCCTCATCGCGGCCCTGGACGTCTTGCACCGGCACTGCAAAGGTGAGCACTGCACAGGTGAGCACTGCACAGGTGGGCGCTGCACAGGTGGGCGCTGCACAGGTGGGCGCTACACAGGTGAGCGCTGCACAGGTGGGCACTGCACAGGTGAGCGCTGCACAGGTGAGCGCTACACAGGTGAGCATTGCACAGGTGGGCGCTACACAGGTGGGCGCTGCACAGGTGGGCGCTACACAGGTGAGCATTGCACAGGTGGGCACTGCACAGGTAGGCGCTGCAGAGGTGGGTGCTGCAGAGGTGAGGGCGGGGGCTGTTTCTCAGGGCCTGTTACTGGGCCTGCCAGGTGGATGGCAGGGAACTGTTCACAGGGAGGAGCAAGGGGGAGAAACTGAAAGCACACGGCGCGTCCCTCCCGCGCCCCTGTGGAAACCCGGGCCCTCCTGCTGCACCAGCTCTGCCCCTTGGGTCAGCGGCTTGGCAGTGGGCTGGCTGCCTTGGGGGCCCAGGGTCCCAGAGCCACCGTCTCTTGCCAGGTGATGATAATGGGAAAAAGGCCAACAACCCTAACCACTGCAACTGCATCATAGACCAGATCTTCACAGGGGGGCTGCAGTCCGACGTCACCTGCCAAGTGTGCCAGTAAGTGCGGCCTCTGCAGCCCCGGTGCTGCCGGCCAAGCGTCGCGGGGCCTTGTCGCTGCGCTGCCCCCGGGCCGTGGTGCTCACCCGTCCCCCCTGCTTGCTCCTAGTGGTGTCTCCACCACCATCGACCCCTTCTGGGACATCAGCCTGGACCTGCCCGgctcttccactcccttctggccacTGAGCCCTGGGAGCGAGGGCAGCGTGGTGAACGGAGAGAGCCACGCGTCGGGAACCACGACCCTCACGGACTGCCTGCGGAGGTGAGGCGTCCGCGCCTTGTGGGGAGGGGGCCCTTCCTCGTGGCTGCTCGGGGAAAGTCCTGGTAAAGCCAGGCCCCCCAGGGCCCCACGTTCCCGCACGAAAGCTGAGGGAAGACGGGATGGCCAGCAGACGAGCTGTTTCTGTCCCTGAGTGCCCCCCACCGCGGCAGAGGCTGGAGGTCCGCGGCCTTTAGTGACTAACGGACAGAGTCACACCCAGCAGGGCCGCCCTCCTGCTGTGGCTCGTGGCCTTTTCTGAAGGTGATGAAAAcgtttttaattaaactttttattttgagataattgtagttTTGCATGCAGTTGTAAGATACAATACGGAGAGATCCTGTGTACTCTTTCCCCAGTTttccccagtggtaacatcttgtAAAATTACAGCACAATGTCACAGTCAGCAGGATCTCAACATCCCTGCAGTCAAAATGCAGGATGCTTGCACCCCCGCAGGGTCCCTCACAACCACACGTCCTGCACCTCCTACCCTTGTTGCCTCCTTAACTCCTGGCAGCCgcaaatctgttctccatttctagaAATTCcacatttcaagaatgttatatccGTGGAATCATACATCATGTAACCTTTCAAGgattgacttttttcactcatcctaattctctggagattcatccaggttgtgtGCATCACCAGTTGTCTCCTTTTTATTGCTTACTAGTATTCCATGGTGTACATGGCTTAACCACTCATTCGCTGAAGGACATCTGCATTGCTTCCGGGCTTTTTTTTGGCCTTTACAGATAAAAGTGCAGTAGCCACTCATGTACAGTTTTTGTGTGAGTGCTGGTTGTCACTTTTCAGGGACAGATTTGATTGCTGGGTCTTAACAGTagttagaaaattattttgagttcACCAGACTTTCATTTTCCAAAAAAGTTGaggataaatattttttgaagtgctcgagaagagaaaggaaggaatagcTTTTTCATTGTGAAGTTATAAATGTCcctaactgtgtgtgtgtttttaggaAGGACGTGAACCCTCTGAAAGTGATAaaataacttttctctttttcctctcttactGCTGCcatcttttttccttaaaaatccaTGTTTTCACTGCGTTGCAGATTTACCAGACCAGAGCACTTAGGAAGCAGTGCCAAGATCAAGTGTAGCGGTTGCCATAGCTACCAGGAGTCCACAAAGCAGCTCACCATGAAGAAGCTGCCCATCGTGGCCTGCTTCCATCTCAAAGTGAGTTCCCTGAGCACGCGGGGCctgagggtgggtgggtgtgcaGAGTCCGTCCATGCTTGTGGAGCAGAGAGGGTGGTGCCTGTAAACTGCTCTGCTCGTGTCTGTCGCCGGGAGGTTTGCCCGTGAATCAGAAAGTAATTGCTTCATAATGAAAATAGGGTGAGTTACTCTGGGTGGGGGGTGGTTAGGGATTTACTGCTCCTCTCCTCCAAGTTCTTCTATCCTCACCCCAAGTTTTCCgattttcttttacttgaaaGCAAGGACCCTTAGCATTAAGGTCTAGTCTGGGGGTCAGCACGTTCCTGTGAAGGGCCAGTAGCAAATATGAATCATGTGTATGATGTATTATGAGAGAATATGCAGCAGAGACAGTGTGTTTGCTGGTCTTGGGTATTTGCGATCTGattttacatgtaaagcataCAGTCTCTGTTGCTTGTTCTTTTACTTCATGACCCTTTAAAGATGTAAGACAGAAACCAAATCCCCAGGCCTACCTGTTTCTCCCACCGGGCACCGTGCTAGGTCCACACCTGCTGTTAGGCGCATCATTTCAGGGCTGGGCTGAGCCCTGTGGGTTATGTCGCCCTGTGGACTCTGAGCTCTAGCTGTGGCCAAGGGCGGTTCGGAAAATGCAGGAAAGGCCCACTTAGGGAGCCACAGAGACTGTGCTGTCGGAGGAGCCCTACAGCCTTCCCACCCCCACTTCTGCAGCGATTCGAACACTCGGCCAAACTTCGGCGCAAGATCACCACCTACGTGTCCTTCCCCTTGGAGCTGGACATGACCCCCTTCATGGCCTCCAGGTTCGTCCTCCGTGTCTGTGGTCGGGTGGGCGTGGCACCAGGTCCCTGATGAGGCCCCAGTGGGCCCTGATGTCACTTCGTCCGTGACACCTCACTGTCCTGATCTCACCCCAGGACCGTCCCTGTGTGAGGGAGGCTGTCCTCCTACCAGCTGGCTCAGGGCAGCATTTCAGGCGTTTCAGCCACAGGCACTGAGATTGGATACAAATCAACACAGTGGTTTTGTGGTTGTAGGTTTCATTTATCTTGTTTTGGAGTCTTTGTATCAGGGACTGCTTGAAATTTACCCTTGCAAAAATAGGAGTGCGCTTCCTGGTAGGAGGGCTGCCTTAGTGAATAATAACCACAGGCGGGGCGGCTTAAAGCAACAGAGGCCTGAGTCCAGTGCTGGCGGGGCCTCAGGACGATCTGGGGAGGCTGCCTGCCCGCCCGCCTGGGGGTTGGCAGGGAGACGTGGGTCTGGGCCGGCTCTGAGCCTCGATCTCGGCAGTCCGCTTCCCAgcctgggcctcggtttccccaccgTAACTCGGGGGTCATCTCTGCCTGAGATGGAGCTGTTGGGAGAAGCGGACCCGTGGAAGCCGCACCAGCACGGCGTCCGGTGTCGCGCGTCCCAGGTGCCCACGATACCATGTGAACCGCGGGTTGTTAGTGAACTGTTTTAATCGGGCCTGAGTTTGCGCCGTTTGTTACAGCAAAGAGAACAGGATGAACGGACAGTACCAGCAGCCGGTGGACAGTCTCAGTAACGATAACAAGTGAGTGGCACCTCGAGCGCGAGTGGGGCCGGGGGCTTCGCGGGAGGCCCACCTGCGTCTCCCAGGAGGTGCTGCGTGTGAGGGGCAGCGGCCGGGCTTGCTTGCTCTTGGCCACTGGCCTGCTTCCTGTAGTGTTGCCACCGACCCTCTGTTGGGGAGggacctccccaccccaccccacccccccagccgCATCGCGGTGAGGCCCCTCTCCCCGTCCCTCCTGTTGGTGGTGGCGGGGAGGGTAGAACAGCAACAGCGCCTCCCAGGCGGGCCCGTTCTCCTCTCCCCTGTGCTGCTGTCGCCTGTCAGCATTTGCTCCTGGGCGGCTACCTGGCGGGGACAGTGGTCCCTGGTGGGGACAGGGTCGTGACCTCCGTCTCCCGCCACCGTCCCCAAACCAGGTACTCCTTGTTTGCGGTGGTCAACCACCAGGGGACCCTGGAGAGTGGCCACTACACCAGCTTCATCCGGCAGCACAAGGACCAGTGGTTCAAGTGTGACGATGCCATCATCACCAAGGCTGGCATTGCAGACGTGCTGGACAGTGAGGGGTGCGTCCCGTGGGGCCCCGGGGCCGCGTCGCCCCTCTGCGCCTCGTTCGCTCCTTCCTGCTCATCGTTGCCCCCCTCGGTCTCCAGACCATCCGCGGggctcctgccccaccccagctgcCCTGAGCTCCAGCAGGCGTCTGGGCTTGGAGCCGCGAGCAGTGGGGCAGCCCTGAGAGGCTCTGTGGTGGCCGTGAGGAGGCCGGGCgggtgggctggggcagggacccGGGGCCAGCGTCCTTCTGAGAGGGACCGTGTACAGGGCCGGGGGGCGGCCACAGCCAGGGCCCAGCAGGTGGACGGAGGCCGGGCTGGTCGTGGACTGGGGGCCCTGCCGCCTCCCTGCCGTCTCTTCTCTGCGGTGACAGGCTGAGCGTGGCTGTCCTCGTCAGGGTGGTTTTGCTCCGACGCCTCGGGAGGTGGAAGTAAGCGTGCTctgtcctctctcctcctcagGTACCTGCTCTTCTATCACAAACAGTTCCTGGAGTACGAGTAGCCGTCGGCGCACCGGCAAGTCCCCCGAAGTCATCCGGGTGCCCGGGGTCACGCTGTGTGGACACTTGGCAAGAGGTGggctgggggggggtgggggcagaggagacGTGCGCCGGAGTGTCTCCTGTGTCCCCCGCGAGCCGGGGCAGGCGCAGCCCCCGCGCCAGCCGTTCCACGCTGGGGCCCAGAAAGCAGGAGGTGGAGGAGATGCAGGCCTCGCGGGTCTTTCTCTTGGTGAGTTTGGTGTCCGTGCGCAGCGCGGACTCGGGCGTGAGCCCCGGAGCCTGTGGAGCTGAAGACCCTGTGGGGCCTCCGAGCACGTCTGTCCTGCATGTGGAAGCAGATCCCCGTTTTCTAGAGATAGGCGTTTGCGTATcgtccccctttctctctctttccacgaTGGTGAATCTCTTAAACGTAATGATGGTAACGTGAATGAATTATTGAGTTCAGGCTGAAATTTAGATCGTTTTCCTTTTATCCTGGAGAGTGGATCTTGCTTTTTCATCGGTGCTGTTTTTGTtgcccccccgcccacccccccccGCAGGCACCTTGGACCTGGCCAGAGCTGCCTGGCTCAGTGGAGGAGAATCAGGCTGCGCTGGGAACGGTCTCTGTCGTATTAATCTTTTAGTACCTGAAGCGTTTCCAGTGGTTTCACTGTTTCCCTCCCGTGTTTCCTTCCTGGCCACCTGTCCCGCGAGCTCTCCTGGTCGCTGCTGGGCGGCGGGTGTGTCGGATGATGCGGCGGCCTCCAGGGGGGCTGCATCCTGGCTCTGGGTGCCTCTGCCTTGCGTTCCGGTAGCTTCTGTTGCCGCAGGACAGACGGCCGGGACTGAGCTGGTGGGAGGGGCTGACGGGGGAGGTGCAGCATCATTGTTCCTTGTGAGCCGCCTCGCACACATCTGTCTGTTCACACCCAAACCTAGATTGCCCGTCTCTGAGAGATTCCAGCCCAGAGACGGGGGGCGAGCCAGTGTCCCCTGAACGTGAGGCTTCTTTCCTGCAGAGGAACACGTTCACCTGCGGCAGGGTCAGCAGACTCTCCGCAGAGGGCCAGGTAGTAGATGTTTCTGACTTTGTGGGCCCTGTGGTCTCTGCTGCAGGTCACGTGGATGAGCGTAGCTGTGTTCCAGTAGAACTTTACATGATCACGGAAAGTTGAATTTCATATGCTTTAGCCACGTCACAAAATTTCAGCCGTTTTCACTGTTTAAAAACGTGTGACGGGTTCTCAGCCGACAGACCGTGAACCAGGTTCAGCTCGTCGGCTGCTCGGGTCTGGGCGCGGCGTggctcctgccccccccccccccccgtggaaGGTGCTGGGGTCCTGCGGCGGGGGCGTCGTACCCGGCAGAGTCCTCAGCGACACAGCTCAGGCGCCTGCCCCGCGTGGCCCGACTGCTCTGAGGGCCCTGGAGCCCTGGGCCTCCATGCAGAGTGGCGACAGAGGAGATGGTACTGGCCGCGGGGTTCTGGCGGGTCGCCTGTGGTCTGGTGAGCCCTGCGGCCCTCCCCTGCCGCCCACTCACGTCCAGGGCTCAGCTGCTCCAAGGATGGGAAGATTCAGGAGACAGTGAGGCCGTTTCTCTTTTCTGGgtgttcttttgaatttttatgtcGAAGTTAACCCTCTGTTCCCTCTGGCCTGGTGTTCTGAGCACTTATCTCTCTGCTGCTGAGATTCCCCTGTGGCTGGAAGAACTACCTGGGGGGCGCGGTGAGGCTCCGGCTGCCTGCACGCGCGCCTGCCCCCCGTCCCGCGCGCTGAGGTCCTGCTTTGACGTCACCTCATCAGGAACAAAGAACTGCGTGATGGGTTggggaatttattttctttcagctccCGATGCAGCTACTAAATACGGGAAAATGGTTTCCTGTTTCAAACCACCACCCGTGTCGATGTCCAGACCGCTGAGGAATCCCTGGGCGACCCTTCCTCCCCGGCTAGTGTGTTTAAAGTGACTTGTGTTTGTGAGACGTTGGCTGCCGTGTCAGCGCTTTACAGTGAGACAGTGGGCTCTCCCTGGGTGTCCTGAGCGGGGGGCTGGGCCCGGGCCCGCTCCAGGCCGCCTCGGGCCTCCCGTCGGCGCCAGAACGTCCAGGACGCTCCTGCTGCATCACGTACACTCGTGCCGTTGTAGTTCTGCTCGGTGTGGATGCTTTCGTCGTATAAAATTGCCGTTCTTTTGACAATTCAAGTGACTTGTTTCGTCGTTTACTATAACTTTGAAAACAGAAATCGTAAGAACGAGATTCCAATGATTGTGCTGTGGATTTTATTACCGGGATGTTTCCGCGTCCCTTTCACCTGTCGTTTTGAGGGACTGTTTGGCTCTTCTCTCTAATGGCTTGTAGTCTTTTCCTGTGTCGTAATAAAGCTAcattttattctgaaaactgGCCCGTCTTCCCTTACTAGCACGCGAGTCCCGTCTGTGACACCAGCCCCTTCTCGGTTTGTTCCAGCCCAGAcctgccctgggccgggaagtCCATGCCCCCTGCGTCCCCTCCTCCCGGGGGCAGGATGGTGACAAATCTGGGACTCAGGACACCGTGGGCTGTCAGACTTTGACGAACTTAAAAGCCACCCGAGGGGCTTCTTTAAACGCAGGAACCCCTGCTGGAGTTTGATTACAGGACCTGGGATGCGGTGCCGCGATACGGGT
This sequence is a window from Pseudorca crassidens isolate mPseCra1 chromosome 19, mPseCra1.hap1, whole genome shotgun sequence. Protein-coding genes within it:
- the USP22 gene encoding ubiquitin carboxyl-terminal hydrolase 22 isoform X1, which codes for MDAELVVTPPGCAHLGSFKVDNWKQNLRAIYQCFVWSGSAEARKRKAKSCVCHVCGVHLNRLHSCLHCVFFGCFTKKHIHEHAKSKRHNLAIELMYGGIYCFLCQDYIYDKDIEIIAKEEQRKAWKMQGVGEKFSTWEPTKRELELLKHNPKRRKITSNCTIGLRGLINLGNTCFMNCIVQALTHTPLLRDFFLSDRHRCEMQSPGSCLVCEMSSLFQEFYSGHRSPHIPYKLLHLVWTHARHLAGYEQQDAHEFLIAALDVLHRHCKGDDNGKKANNPNHCNCIIDQIFTGGLQSDVTCQVCHGVSTTIDPFWDISLDLPGSSTPFWPLSPGSEGSVVNGESHASGTTTLTDCLRRFTRPEHLGSSAKIKCSGCHSYQESTKQLTMKKLPIVACFHLKRFEHSAKLRRKITTYVSFPLELDMTPFMASSKENRMNGQYQQPVDSLSNDNKYSLFAVVNHQGTLESGHYTSFIRQHKDQWFKCDDAIITKAGIADVLDSEGYLLFYHKQFLEYE
- the USP22 gene encoding ubiquitin carboxyl-terminal hydrolase 22 isoform X2, encoding MYGGIYCFLCQDYIYDKDIEIIAKEEQRKAWKMQGVGEKFSTWEPTKRELELLKHNPKRRKITSNCTIGLRGLINLGNTCFMNCIVQALTHTPLLRDFFLSDRHRCEMQSPGSCLVCEMSSLFQEFYSGHRSPHIPYKLLHLVWTHARHLAGYEQQDAHEFLIAALDVLHRHCKGDDNGKKANNPNHCNCIIDQIFTGGLQSDVTCQVCHGVSTTIDPFWDISLDLPGSSTPFWPLSPGSEGSVVNGESHASGTTTLTDCLRRFTRPEHLGSSAKIKCSGCHSYQESTKQLTMKKLPIVACFHLKRFEHSAKLRRKITTYVSFPLELDMTPFMASSKENRMNGQYQQPVDSLSNDNKYSLFAVVNHQGTLESGHYTSFIRQHKDQWFKCDDAIITKAGIADVLDSEGYLLFYHKQFLEYE